DNA from Chrysemys picta bellii isolate R12L10 chromosome 13, ASM1138683v2, whole genome shotgun sequence:
CGAAGAGCCGCTCCCCACTTTGGTCGAAGAACCGGTACCCTGTCAGTTCTGCAGCCCTGGGAGCCGAGCACCTGAGTGTCAGACGCTCCCCCTCAAAGAACTCCGGGTGAGGGGGGTGCAGAGAGAGTGTGGGGGCTGATAGGGGAGCTGCAATGGAAACACAGAGGTTAGTGCAGAGGCGGAGACCAccggggagtgagggggagaggaAATGCGGGAGGAAACCCCGACACagacctcccccatccccctgccctttCCTCCCACCTCCACACGAGGAAATATCCCAGGGCAGATACAGCACCTCTGGGTATATTAAAGTCCCTTTACCTGTAGGTGACACCAGGCTGGGGAAAATCTGGAGAGAGGCTGAAAAAGAGAAGCGAGGGAGTGAGAAttctgggaaagaaagaaagaaagaaaaggagagcgATTGGAAAGAAAGTCTCTCACCCAGCACAGTCAGAAGGAAAGTCAATTCCATGCTAAGCTGGTTTCTCTGCTGCTGAAATTTGAGTTCTCTGCTCAGCCACCGGCGTCGTGGCCTGCCTGGGGCCGTACCAAGCACTTCCCGTCTGCCAGCTGCACAAAGCCCCCTCTGGCAGATTTCCGGGGCTCAGCCCGGGCACACACCAGGCTCCTGGGCCAGGCTACTGCACTTGCCTGGGGCTCTAGGGATATTTCTTCCCATACCTCTGCTTTTCTCTGGGAAATGGGAAGAATAATACTTGCCTGCCTGCCATATGGGATTATTGTATAAGGATTCAATTGAGATCTGTGGGGCCAGgaacattacatttttaaacctaaccagtgtcccttacgtgacttgccacaagatgtcagaacatattAGTATTAGAGCTGGAAATGTCTCTCAGCCTGGATCCCCATTCTGCTCCTCTACCCTCCAGACCGCTCCCTCTCCTAGCTAATGACTGAGACGATGGAGAATAAGATTGTTCATTGGCATATCTTGTATGTCCAGCCTGACCAAAATAAATGTGGGTTTTTCTCTAAAGTCCAGATGTAGTTAGAAAAGCGGCTCTGCAAAAACATCACCACAGTCACAGGCCTCCACTTGCTCTGTTTCAGGTCAAATCTGTTCATTTTATGGGTACAAACATGTTTTTGCTCTTAATGGTGCAAGAACCAATATCAGTCAAGGAACACAAGCTCTATTCTGTTTGGCCTCAGACAACAACAGAAGTGTTGAATGCATTACAGCTGAAGATGAAAGAAGCAGAAAGAACCTAATTTCGCTTTCAGGGTTACGCAAGGGCAGGAATTAAGCAAATTAACTGATCCAATTTAATCTGGAGTCAGAGGAAGAGGAACTATGGGAAAGCAACATTTAAATAGTAAATAAAGTATTTAAATATTAAGTAAACGTAAAGTTACAAAGTATTATGTTAATCTGTGAGcatgagataagaggagataaATGAAGATGaactaaaatgaattaaaaaacaaaggttCGTTTTAAACCACATTCTAACTGCCATGCCATTGTTCTGTGATCTTATCTGAGATTTACATTAGACACATAGTTCCTGGCAAAGACATCTAAACTTTCACATAATGCTGGGAAATACAGAGATCTGTGTGGTTACAAAAGTAAAATCCACAGTTTTAGTgcacaataaaaatattaactacAAACATGAGCTCATGAAAACCAGTAAAGAGACTGGCAACTATTACTAGAACAAATAGAAGAATGCAGTTGATGACCAAGGGGGTTGCGTTGCACATGGGTttctttttctaaagaaaaacagAACCAGAAAAGAGAAGTCCCCCCAGAAAAGAGAAGTCCCCCAAATTGTGCTGAGACCAGGAACAGGGAACCAGCTGCAGCACAGAGGCATGGCGCAAGCGGCCAGGGATGAGAGCAGGGTTGGTTTTGTTCAACGGAACTGGCTCTGGTGTTGGGCCTGTCACGAAGTCAACAGTAAAGTCAGTAgctcagccagaggctaggggctagtagaggagcaggtgggcgaggttctgtggcctgtgaggagcagtaggtcagactagatgatcatgatggtccctctgGTGGAGGGTCACAGGGCTCCTTCTGCAGTAGAGGTAGCTGTGCCGTTCCCTTTGACCTCACCGTGAAGCCAACGTCTCTGCTAGATCTGCCTGGGAACCAGGCGTATTGACCAGTGGTAGATTTGGCTATCTCAATTTTACTTCCCCTTCTGAAACGAAAACCAAGAGTTTCAAAATGCCCCGTGAAATACGATTATGAGAAGAACTCATCAGCTATGCCAAGAAGGTCACCACAAGGACCCAGCCTGACCTCTGCTGCGACACAGAATTCCGAAAGCCGATCTTTCAGAGaaacatcctatcttgattttAACATTGCTGGGACAGAGAACCCACCACAGACTTTGGGATGTGGTTCCAACGCTCAATTCCCCTCACCGTTGAAAATTTGCACCtgatttccaggctgaatttgtaaagcgtcaacttccagccattggatcatgttagatcttcgtaggctgatggaagaacccTCAATTATCCAATTTCTCTTCCCCCCATAGGCACTGAtaaattgtgatcaagtcaccccataaTCTTCTCTTTCTTTATCTCAATAGAtcaagctcctggagtctctcactctagGCAGGTTTCCTACTCCTTGAATCtttctcatagctcttctctgtcccttcttcaatttatcaacatcctcctgtGAATCTACAGGGTCCATAATTCAAGATTTCGAGGCTTTTCTGACCATCTAGTGCGACCTCCCGTTTAACTCAGAGCTGGGCACAGGATTTCGGTAGCGGTCGAACCAGTGAGTTGAGGGAAATGTCATGTTTTGATGAAATCAGAACAGTTTTGGGCCCAAAAGGGACCCAGATATCTCAGATGGCATCATCACTTgaagattacctgttctgttcattccctctgaagcacctggcattggccactgttggaagaggatattgggctatatggacctttggtttgacccagcaaggcattcctatgttcttatgacctCTCAGCCGGAACAGGGACAGAagattttgttctgagtttgatcTTTAAAAACTTTTCCGTATAGAAAGATTTCTGCTGCAACAACTTGctccaaaatgaaaaatcaaagtgATCAGTTTTAAAAGGGTCCAAACGGATCATCATCAACATGCTTATTTTGGGGCAGGTTTGTTTTGTGACATTTTGCCAAAATTGAtacttttttctaaatatttcagttttgacaaaaccaGCATGTGCGGAGGAAAATTTTCCAACAAGCTTTAGCCTGTGCTGCAAACACGTGTTTTTGATTTGCCGATCACCCTCCTTCAATgagtcagccagtccccctgccctggggccaggtcAGAGCCATTGCCCTGACCAGAGCCAATGCCACCTACAGAGGAAAgtccccgtgtcccattcccctgaGCAAACCATCCCCCCATCCAGGGGCCAGATCAGAGTTGAAACAGACTCGGATGAGGGCCCGAGCTTTGCAgctgaaaacatctgcccaatCCAGATCTCACTTAGGTTCCACTACGGATGGGTCAGACGTCCGGTGGGTCAGCATTGTCCTGGGGCTGAGTGAGCTGGTAGGTCCACCAGGCTCCACGGCATGGAGCATTTTAAGTTCCTTGGTCGGGGCGGGGAGGTTTTTGCAACCGTTTCTGGCTGAGTCACAGTGAGCAGTGTGGTTGGGTGAGGAGCCACCCGGCTTCCTTCCTGTTCTTAGGGACCACAGAGGACAAACCTGACAGAGGCTACAGCTAATGTGAGGAGCATGTCAACCACAGGAAAGCAGCCCAGGCGAGAAGAGCGACTGGCCCGAAACAAGGGCATGTGCTGTCTGTGGTAGAATGAGCAAGGAGTAGCCTGCAGTAACCAAGAGAATACGTTCCTTTCTAAGGGCttctgagaacccaggagtccgggctcttTCCCCTCTCCTATTCTCTCTCCGTCCTCTTCTTTTCTTCCCACGCCCCCAGCTTTCACATTAACCACAAACTCTCATCTCTGGAGGGAAGAAGCCGGGAAGGTTGCAATGGCAGGATCTGAGTGACCCCAGAGGTTCTAGCGTAACAGGGTTGCACCATCCAGGAGCTGGAAAGGAATGTGAGCAGAACAGCTCAGCCCCACTTATAAACCATCACAACCTCCCCCATGGGAGGCAGGATTCATGAGCTTCATGTGACtggtgggcaaactgaggcacggggcggggcaGGTGATCAGACACTGGAATTTTTTTCCTACTTTGGATCCCCATCCTGGGATTTTCCTTGAATTTCATAAATGGCAAACCCGCGAAGCTGGTCCCTAGCCTGTGTCTGTCCTAGCCTGCTTGTGATCACAGCTGTAGTGGAGCAGGTCAGCCAGGGTCAGCATTTGGCTGGGAGACCTCCCTGGGTGGTGAAGGGGGTGAAACTGATACAatgggggcgctgtgctgcaaggagcggggtgggggtctcagtagggggtgctctcccctgtgAATCAGTGCTGACCGCAATgccccctcttctcttctcttctcttctcttctcttctcttctcttctcttcccctcagCAGTGCCTGGtcagcaggggaagagaagaggagatGGGGGAGCAAAACACACGGCTAGTTGCCCAATGGGCACAGCACTCAGAAGAATGAGGTCGGGGGGATGAGGGTTCCCAGCCaggtttcccccccacccctgtttgaCAGACAGACATTCCCCAAGGGGGACATGGAGGTGCCCATCTGGATGGTGCCCGGATGGGATCCTTCACCCAGCTTCCAGTACCCAGTCCCGGCAGGTGCCCACTCCGGCGCCCCAACTACCAACAGCTGTCGTCGTCGGTTGCCCCTGTTCAGAGGCTCTTGACTGTCCCTGTGAACTCTGAACCCCAATACTGCAGCCACCCCAGGTCACAGTCACGACAGGACGTCCCCTCTCCTCTAGCCACTGAACCCCATCATATCCCTCTAGGCGGTCAGCCCCTCTAGCGGGGGGCAGCAggtacaaacacacatacacacacagcagggCTCATCCTCTCCTGcaggggcagcagtgacacacacacacacacacacacacacacacacccctacctcacTCCTCTAACAGGAGCCCTGCTTCAAGACCTCACCCACGGGAATTCCTTGTGGTTCTCTGTTCATCACAACgtcagctcagaacaagctgcCAGGCTTAGGGGGGCTCCGCGGGCCAAGTCCTCGCAACTGCACCCTAAGGCTCGGCGACCCGCCGTGGGCCAGAGGCTCCGTCCATTGGGAAAAAGGCCCAAGACCACTGAAAACCAGGCGGTTCATTTACAAACCCTTCCTTTGCCTGTTAGcttcctggagaatccagtttgtgCTAATAGACGAGAACCACTCCAGGGGGGTGTCTTCAAAGGGGCTGATAACCAGAGCAACTACATTATCATCCCCTAGTGTGAGCAGACCCCTGATATTAGAGGTTTTGTCTTATCCAGGCAACTCTACACCTGCTCCGAAAAataagtgtcccaatttttcacacttgctatctggtcaccctaccatccccctcccccgaggaGTTACAGACACGTTccgtacgaggagagattaaaaacactgggacagttcagcttggaaaagagatgactaaggggggatatgctagaggtctataaaatcatgactggtggagatcagtggttttcaactgtttttcttttgcagacCCCCAAAAAATTCCAAAGGGAGGTGTGGATGATTTATTTATGGATGATTAttatgcagggctgcccagagggggggccagtggggcaatttgccccaggccccgggcctcgcagaggcccccacgagagtttttcagggcccctggaaCGGGATCCTTCACTtcctccgggggccccggaaaactcttgcgGGGCCCAAGCCCCCgaagcttcttccgctccgggtcttcggcggcaattcggcggagggtccttccactccgggacacgccgccgaagtgccccgaagacctgcAGCTAGGGATCCTTCTgcccgggacccaccgccaaagtgcccaggccccctgaatcctctgggtggccctgttatTATGGGGTAAAAATTGGGGCCAGGACAGACAGGAGAGTGGGGCGGGGACAGACAGGAGAGTGGGGCGGGGACAGATCGGGGGGGACAGACAGGAGAGAGGGGTAATACCTcgctgggtacgtctacactgccaatGGCAgtaggtctcagagcctggaacTGGGTCTGCACTACAgggctagaaatagcagtgtagacggtcCCAGTCAGGCTTGCCGACCCACCCCCCTTTGCCGGGTTTGGAGCCCAAGTGGGAATGTCTAGCCCTGTAGtgcgagccccatgagcctgagtcagttgaccacATAAATTGGTCCACTCTCTAAGGATCCTGTGCTAAAAGTGAGATTTCCAGACCCACCAGTcatgctcccccagcccccactggcagacatcctatacagcaaagcCTTTGTTCCATGCAGCAGGGCATGGAGGTGAAAGGCACCAACCTTCACTCCTGCTGGCTCTGAGTGATGGTCCTTCAGCGAGGTCACATGCACCTTTCTCAGGTAGAAGAGCTGCGATGAACAAAGAGCAATAGGCTGCTATGGAGCAAACCCGGGCTGGGGCGGTCACCGTGCTGATAGTTCCACACCTAGTACAACACAGAGACCATGAGCTGATGCTGTCATAGCCCACTCTGCCACACCAGCGAACAGAACACCCCAAAGCCATCAGACCACAAACAAAATGTTGACCCCAGAAAAGCAGAACCACCAGATACTGCGTGAACTCCACTGGGTATTTTATGTGGAAGGCACTCGGATAGCATGGCAATGGGTGGAAGTATAAAACCAGGAAACATAGAGATATCCGTCTTTTTTATAGTGATATAAACCTAGAATAACTCCATGGATTTTGTGGAGTTACCATGGATTTACCACTTTAAATACAACATtttgcataaaaaaaaatcatacaccaTATTCTTATTGGAAAATGTCATCAATTGATTGTATTTGTAAAGAAACACAGATAAAACTATGTTCATAagagaaatatggacattttattCTTGGTGAATAACCTCCACCGAGTCAGTTTCCTCAGggcagctttgatctccttgttcctcatgctgtagatgatgGGATTCATCACTGATGGCAGCACGGAGTAGAGAACAGCCACCATGAGATCCAGAACCGATGCTGAGCTGTAGGTGAGCTTCAGGTAGACAAAGATGGCAGTGGAaacaaacaaggagaccacaatGAGATGAGtgatgcaggtggagaaggctttatgctggccctgctcagaggggattctcagcactgtggtgaagatctgaacatacaacacaattataaaaacaaaacagcttaaGCCTAAGCAAACACTCAAGATGAGTAACTCAACTTCACCAAGGTACATGTCAGAGCAGGAGAGCTTGAGCAGCTCGGGCATTTTACAGAAGAATTGATCCATCATGTTGCCTCTACAGAAGCTTATTGCAAAATAAGAGACTGTCTGCTTTggacaatgtacatggcagagggcactgctagtctctacgcaaaagaataaatggacacaaatctgacatcaggaatcataacattcaaaaaccagaaggagaacacttcagcctctctggccactcagtaacagacttaaaggtggcaattttgcaacagaaaagcttcaaaaacagactccaatgagaaactgctgaacttgaagtGATATgcaaatagagactgggaatggctgaggcATTACAcccattgaatctatttccccatgttaagtatcctcacaccttcttgtcaagctgtctgtaatgggctatcttgattatcactacaaaagttttttcctcttaattaattagcctcttagagttggtagggcaactcccaccttttcatgttctctgtatgtgtatatatatctcctcactatatgttccattctatgcatgtgatgaagtgggctgtagcccacgaaagcttatgctcaaataaatttgttagtctctaaggtgtcacaagtactcctgttcttttattttatGTTACTAATCCAGACCCCAGAAGCGGAGAGTAATTCCCATGCACCAATTGTAGGGCTTTATTTGACTGGGAAAGGAAAGAAATGGAGACAGTGTGAGGGTCTGACACCAATTTGGTGTTAGCCTTAAACCCTGTGGGGACAAAGAACTAGGTGGCCTTCTTTATGGCAGCCAAAGTAACACCGAAGGCCCAAGTTCAGGCCCTCTAACAGAAGCTGACTATACTGACGGCCTTTACATAGaacagtacaggccagggcctgaacaaaACACAGCTGTACAAGCCCCTGTCAAGgctatgaccagaggagggaaaGGGGTGCGAGGGAGCAATGCGAAAGGCTTAGCAACATAATAACGGCTTGTTTATGAAAAACATGATAGCCGCTTGTTGTGAAACATGATAACTGCCTATCTGTAAAAACATGATAAGTGCTTGTTGATGAAAAATAATAACGGcttatatgaagaaattgcttctagGAAAGGCCAACTTCCCCTATAGTTCCAGCTATCTGCCAATCAGCCAATCATATATCATCTTTGGGCATCCCATGCCCTTAACCAGAAAACCCCGGAAAAAAACAATATGTACCCTGAAGAAAACAACACtccaactggtgccaagtaccacccatgtcggaaccccccccacccaataggcacccaattctcgtaaatAATGAGGGAGCTACCAGAAAAAAGGGACAGACCCCTACTCTTATTTTCGCATAAATGATGCATAAATGACCCATTCTTTGTACTATGCTTGCGGTTTGAGCGAATAAAGCAGCCTGCGTGCTGTGCTAGGTGTGGTAGTTTTCGGACTGCTACCCCAACGCGTTGGTTTGTTTTGCAATAAATTGGCcacaggcttgagtctgtgaactaaaatcaatgcgtgggtgactttttccacgacagcCCTGTCCATATTCCTAACCCATATCCAACAGGGACTTAATCATGCGTTTAAATTCAGTGGTGCCGCTCATATGATTACATTTAAGAATGTGCTGAAGCAGCTGTGGAATCAGGGCCTCTGTCCAGACTAGTCAAAGGAAATGAGTCTTGTATTCAGAATCAGGAGTGtctggagcagatcctcagctgtgtcaATTCTCGGAGCTCTAGTCGAGCTGTGTCACGTTAAACCAGCTGACGATCGGCCCCTGGATTTTCAAAGATACCGAGAGTGAAACTGACGTTTGTTCAGAGAAGCAAACCAGAGCATGTTCAAAATGGATCCAGTCAAAACGGCTCCAAGTTCAAACCCCACACACTTAAAGATGAACTGTTTGTAAATGAGTGATGGACTAAGATGTAGTCATAAAAAAATCTTTGATAAATAATGTTTACTAAGGAGAACTCATCAGAAAATTATGATCTGGACACAGACAATCattaacaggaaaagaagcataATAATTTGCACAATCATCTCCATAGATTACCCATTCTCTAGCTAGCTGACATAATTCACAATCAAATAGAAATCTGTCATTATGAATAAATTAGctcttctctctctagagacaagggtcaaagcctactgagccattttcatcagaaGCCAGCAAGGGAGGCGAGGAGAAGCAGCCCTCCCTCGCacgtctctgttgtctcccagtctcagtgattaattggggaggagagggggggagcccaggcccgccctctactccgggctccagcccagggaccctaaaattagcagctatggtagctgactttttggaaataggacatgtacaattccctggaccacttccccacagcagcccccacttcctcaataTCTACTTAACCGTTACCTCAgtgcctccttccttgcacctgatatggatttgtactgctcagttcctccaacagcacagctccctcctataaGTCCTGGCATGCGCCTCACTGACTAattgggaggcttttaactagttccaaccagcccttgattggcttcaggtgtcccaatcaccCTAGCTATTTCCACtgctttctagaaggatcttaattggccccaggtgtcttgattaatctggagcaactgccatttggttaccatggtaccagggatttgtttagcctggggctaacatacctgttcctcattactttactgtagccatctggccttgctcCGTCACAAAGGTTAGAACAAAATGACTCCAAACAAGAAAATTACACTGGTGTTCATGTCACTACTGAGTGCAGCCCAGAGACTTTGGGCCAGAACCCCCTCAGTATTAAACTGGTGATGCCAATGGGTCATCTCTGCATTGGGGCTGGTCTAGCTGAGTTGGGAAATCTGACCCTTACTTCCCTGTCACACTCACTTTCTCCAGGGTGCTGTCAGCCAAATCTGGATCCTTGTGTGTAGAGGCTATTGGCGAAATCTTGATGTCCTTGAAGTGAAGTTCTAAACCACAGTGATTTCCATGGAATCCCAATTTGGCCTCGTTATCCGAGTGAGGTTTTCCTTAGGAAACTCTGGAAAATGTTTCTCTCGAAATCAGCCTTTCCACCATAGCAAGAATGACACCGTTTTTACATATTCATTTaggttaaaataataaaaagaggcCCAGCTGAGGTTCTTATGTCCCTAACTTTCCATCAATAATACAATAATACCCCAACAATACACACACAATCATTTCAGTGTGTCCTAAGCCACTGCAGAAACCTCTTTTACCCCCTTTTATCATTGCAGGGAGCAAACCTTCAGCTTGCTCAGAAAACCCCATCAAAGAGATGCCATATGGGCCCCCAAGAGAGTGCAAACATTGAAAATCCTGCCTAACCAAATGCTCACCATCTCCCCTTTGCACCTCTAAGACTTcctggaacaaagaaacaaaccaaatCACCAACCAGCCAGCTaaacaaaaataatctaaaaatctggcaaacaaacaaacaaaagcacaaaTAACAAATACATTGATACCTCAATCTGAGTTTTTATCCCCCAAACTAAGAAAAGCCAGAGACCTCAGTACGGACTATGCTATGGCTACGGATTTTATGGGCAAGATAGCATGGTGATGGATAGCAGGATATGATCGATAGATTCCACTCTTACTTAGATTGATTTAAACTTATAGTTAATCCTTTTATCTTGAGTCATGTTTGTTGGGACTTTTACAAGTGTAAATACCCAATTCGTCATAAATGGTTTGCACAGTATTTTCTCATGGAGGCAATAATGTCATCAGCTGATTGTATTCATAAGGAAATTGCTACTGAAGGAAAAATATGGACAGTTTATTCTTAGTGAGTAACCTCCAACCTATCCATTTACTCAGGGCACCTTTGATCTCCTTGTTTCTCATGCTATAGATGATCGGATTCATTATTGGTGGCAACACAGAATAGAGAACACCCACCATGAGATTCAGACCTGAGGTTGAGCTGGAGGTAggtttcaggtaggcaaaggTAGCAGTAGAAAGGAACAAGGAGACCACACcgaggtgagggaggcaggtggagaaggctttttgccggccctgctcagaggggattctcagcactgttttgaagatctgaacatacaacacaattatgaaaacaaagcagctgaAGACTAAGCACACACTAAAGACAATAACCCCAACTTCACTGAGGTATGTgtcagagcaggcgagcttgagtagctgggggatttcacagaagaactgatccaccacgTTCCCTCCACAGAAGATAATTGCAAACGTATTCCCAGTGTGCAGGGCAGAGTAGAGAAGACCACagatccaggcactggctgccatttggacacaagctctcctgttcatcactCTCTCGtggtgcagtggttggcagatcgCCACGTATCGGTCGTATGCCATGATGGTCAGTATGGCAAAATCTGCTGAAGCAAAGAAGAAGACGAGAAAGACTTGGGTGACGCATCCAGAATAAGAAATGgacctggtgttcatgagggaattggccatggatttggggatggtGAGAGAGATGGAGCCgaggtctaggatggacagattcatcaggaaaaagaacatgggggtgtgaaggtggagGTCGAGGGCTATGGTTGTGATGATGAGAAGGTTTCCTAACAGGGCTGCCAGGTAAACCACCAGGAacaccacaaagtgcaaaatctgcagctcctgaATGTCAGAGAATCCCAAGAGAAGGAACTCGGTCATTGTCGTTTGGTTGAACATTTCCTTCTTCCGAACATCATGTGATGGCTGTAGTGGGAATAAGAAGGGCAATGGTCAGGATAAGAGCAACAGAGGGAATTGCCGTGATTCCCCTTCTCTTTATATCTCTTTGTATGAATGTCAAAGGTGCCCAGAACTCATCATTTACTATGACCAGGTGTTGTTAATGCTCCTCGCCTCTGATGATCCATCAGTCCTGTTATCACACTAGTCTGAATTGGGTCAGCTCCTTTAAACTCAATGGAGCTTCCCCACTTTACCccatctgaggatttggcccagggTGTGGCTTGTTAAAATGCAGTATGAAGGACGGAACAAAGCACAATCCAAACCCAGTAATTCTTGCAAAGAACGTCCCTCTCCAACCTCACAGCTTGGTGATAAAACTGGTCTACTAAAATGCCAGCACAGCCCGATTCCCACTTTTCAGGGCAATATCACATAGACTCACCCAACATCATAAGTGGCAACTCATCGGTAATTTTTCTACCCCAAGATCTGGGCCTGGACGGCCTATAGACGGCTTCCAAATTGATTTCTGGCACCAAACCCCAGCTGCTCTCCTGCCGGCATGTAACACGGGGCTAGCAGCACCCCTCCATTACTGCCATGTTGTTTCAATTACTCTGCACTGTGCGGTGCATTGTTGCCAGGACACTTGGGCTCTACTTTTGTCTTTGTcagtgacctgctgtgtgaccttgggccagtcatttccctctttctgcctctgttttccctccctccctttctctgccGTGGCTACTAGGACTGTAAGGTCCTTTGCAAAGGGGCTGTGTGGCAGTTTTAAAGGTATTGAGAAACCTAATGGGGTTTTCAAAACCACTTAGGCACCCAACCCCAGGCTCCtcggtgcttctgaaaatcccactaggtgcctaaatccctttgaaaacATGGTCCCGTGTCTTGTTATGTGTAATTTACTCCATTTGTACTCAGCCAGCACCAGTGTGGAGTTCTGGGTTCCACTCCCAGTGAGCTCCCGTATGCCCTTGAATGGGGTCAGGATAGACAGGCGTTGGCTGCTTGGTTCTACTCTAAGCCAGGGTTTAAAGGGGCTAATCTGTACAAAACATTGTGTGCACTGGCAACTTTACTGGTTATTCAGTCGTTACTTCTGTGCAACTCTCTCGTTGAAAGAGAAATTGCCCAGACGCAACAGAATAAATGGGTTTGGAATTAAGGTC
Protein-coding regions in this window:
- the LOC135975527 gene encoding olfactory receptor 14A16-like, producing the protein MFNQTTMTEFLLLGFSDIQELQILHFVVFLVVYLAALLGNLLIITTIALDLHLHTPMFFFLMNLSILDLGSISLTIPKSMANSLMNTRSISYSGCVTQVFLVFFFASADFAILTIMAYDRYVAICQPLHHERVMNRRACVQMAASAWICGLLYSALHTGNTFAIIFCGGNVVDQFFCEIPQLLKLACSDTYLSEVGVIVFSVCLVFSCFVFIIVLYVQIFKTVLRIPSEQGRQKAFSTCLPHLGVVSLFLSTATFAYLKPTSSSTSGLNLMVGVLYSVLPPIMNPIIYSMRNKEIKGALSKWIGWRLLTKNKLSIFFLQ